The genomic DNA TAAGCGACGACTGAGAATATATCAACTCATTTTCTAATTTTGCGTAAGTCCTATATAATTTAAAGACACAATTTTTGCAGAGGAATTGTGCATAATCTGAAAAAATGTAAAAATTATGGTAAACCTTAGAATTAATTAGACACTCAGCACCGGTGCGGTTGGGAAACCGCACCTACCGGGCCGGCGGTAAAATAGCAGATCAGGTTGGCGGCTCCAGCACACCTTTTAATAAACCGCACCTACCGGGCCGACGGTAAAATGCTCATTTATTTTTCTGGTTTACCACAGTTATCAGTTGTCGGTTTTCAGTTCTCAGTTACAAGTTGAGATTCGGAGACCCTTCCTACAGGAAAAACAGATCCCTGTGGTTACGGAAAACCCACGAAAAACAAAAAACTTGACAATTTTTTGGCTTTAATTGTAAGATAGGCGTAACCTTACGGTAATTTCTCCGAATATAATTGAACGAACCTTATCGTGAAAACGGTATTCCATCGAAAGTTGCTAACGTGAGGACCCTCCTCACTATGAACCTATCGGAGGTGAACATGTCAAACAACGATGTTGCGTTAATGGCGCACCTCATGCGCCGCGCAGGGTTTGGAGCAACCCGCACCGAGTTGGAAGCCTACGCCGAGAAAGGCTACGAGAACGTTGTTGACGATCTCGTCCATCCTGAACGTGGAACTCCCATTGATGAAGATATTTTAGAACGCTACTTTGGTGGCGAAGGTGCTTATGTCGGTATCTGGGTCTATCGGATGCTGAACAGCAGATGCCCGCTTCAGGAGAAGATGGCACTCTTCTGGCACCATGTCTTCGCAACGGGACTCGGCAAGAATCAGCATATCCTTGCATCTTCAGACCAGATTGATATGCTGCGGCGCGTCGGTATGGGGAAGATGCGGGACATTCTGCTCGAACTCTCCAAAGATCCGGCGATGATCTTCTGGCTCGATAACAATGAAAATCGCAAGGGTGAACCCAACGAGAATTACGGCAGAGAGCTTCTCGAACTTTTCTCATTAGGGGTCGGTAACTACTCAGAGGACGACATCAAGAACTGCGCCCTCGCTTTTACAGGCTGGACATTCGGGCAGCCGATTCCGTTGTATCCGCACGGTTACTACTCACCGCCATTTATGTTCGTTGAAGAAGAACACGATGACTGTGAGAAAACTTTCTTAGGACACACCGGAAACTTCAACGGGGATGACATCATTGACATCATCGTTGAGCAACCCGCTTGCGCGAGGTTTATCTCTCGACATCTCTATAACTTCTTTGTCGCAGATGAGCCGCAGGTACCGTCATGGAATGTGACCCCGCCGCAGGACCCGGATGCCATTGATACACTCGCAAACGCGTTTATCGAGTCCGACGGACATCTGTCGCACGTCTTGGGGGTCCTTTTTAATTCTGATTTCTTTAAGGAAGCGCAATTCAAGAAGGTAAAGAGTCCAACAGAACTCGTCCTTGGAATCGTGAAGTTGGTGGGAACTTTCCAATCTCCGCAACCCGGCGCGGGACAGTTTTCGAGTGCCACACAGTTAATGGGGCAGAAACTTCTCGATCCACCCACAGTCGAAGGTTGGCACACCGGTAAAGAGTGGATTGATGGTGGACTGCTGACGTCTCGTGTGAACTTCGCTGTTCGTGAGGTGAGTGATGCGTCTAAACCCGGTATTCAGGATCTGATCGGTCGTCTGAAGGCGTCTAATGGGAGCTCGCTCTCCGCGGAAGCGTTTGTCGACCAATGTCTTGATTATGTGGGTCCACTGCCGGTAGGCGATACCACGAAGCAGTACTTGACCGAATTTGCCGAGGCGAGCGGTGAACTCAATTTCGGGGACGACGACGCTGCAGCGGCGAATCAAACCAAAGTCGTGAATATGCTCCAATTAATTGTGGCTTCAAGAGAGTATCAACTTGGCTAACCTTTAGGAGAGATTGACATGGCTACTACGAAAAAACCCCCAGTCCTTGTCGTTGTGCAGCTATCGGGCGGCAACGACTTTATGAATACGCTTATCCCCTACACGGCGGGGATTTACCACGATTCCCGACCTGTTGTAGGTATCAAAGCCGAAGATGTACTACCCCATAACGATACCTTGGGATGGAATCCGAGTGCTACGCCTCTCAAAGAGATGTTTGATGCCGGCGATGTCGCTGTTGTGCAGGGTATAGGCTACCCAGATTCAAACCGCTCTCACTTCCGGGCAATGGATATCTGGCACACCTGTGAACCGCTGAAGATTGGTGATGAAGGTTGGGTCGGCAGACTCGTCCGCGAACTTGATCCGCAAAGCCAGAACGTTCTAACTGCTGTCAGTTTTGGACAGGGGCTCCCGCGCGCCTGCGCGCTTTCAGGTATCCCGGTTACTTCTGTCGGCGATTTGGACAACTACGGCCTGATGACCAGTATTGGCGATGAAGGGCACCGGACGAAGGCACTTGAGATATTCAAGGCGATGTATAGCAGCACGATCGGCAGCGGTATCGTGATGGACTACCTCAGCCAGACGGGGTTGGATGTGATTAAAGGTGCTGATGAACTTAAGAAGGCACCGGCGATGTATCAGTCTGACGTGGAATATCCGCAAAGCTCCATCGCGAAAAGCCTCAGGGATGTTGCCCGGGTCCACTTCGCTGACCTCGGTACACGCGTTTTTTACACGCAGCACGGTGGGTATGACAACCACGCCAACGAGGTACCAAACCACCCACGTCTCTTGAAGGATCTCACGGAAGCCATCCAAGCGTTCTTCACCGACCTGCGGGCGCGCGATGCCTCTGAAGAGGTTATCATGTACGTCTTCACGGAATTCGGCAGACGTATCCAAGACAACGCCAGCGGAACCGACCACGGCACCGGCGGCGGTGCGTTTATCATTGGTGATCGGGTGAAAGGCGGACTCTATTCCGAATATCCGTCCCTTGATCCGTCCCGTTGGGCACACGGTGAAGACCTTGAGCACACGATTGACTTCCGGGGTATCTACGGAACGCTTCTTGAGCAGTGGATGGGTGTAGATCCGACGCACATCGTCGGTGGGAATTTTGAACAGATCCACCCCTTTTCTTAGGGACAACGGTAGGAGGCTATCATGGGTAGACCTTATGGCTTGCTGCGTGCGGGGTATCCATTTCACAAGACCCTGAGTATGCGGCGGACAACCAACTTTCCGGTTGACATCGCAATCGGACAAGAGGGACGTTTGTATATCATGTGTCGTAGCGACGGCACTGCGATGATTCGGAAATATACCGTTGAGGATGAAGATCTCGGTACAATGGGGGGCTATGGACAGGGTGATGGGCAGTTCACGTGGCCCGTGACGATTACTGCCGATAGTGAAGAGAATATCTATGTCTCCGATGAATACTTGCATCGGATTGTCGCCTTTAACAAGGACAGTGAACACATCGGGACATGGGGAGAACAGGGGACTGAACCTGGGCAACTCAACGGACCTTCTGGTATGGCTTTCGACCCAGACGAGAATCTTTACATTGCGGATAGTCTAAGCCATCGCGTGCAAAAGTTCACGAAAGACGGTAAGTTCCTCTTGCAGTGGGGCAGCTACGGTGATGGCGAGGGTGAATTCAACATGCCGTGGGGTGTTGCTGTGGACGAACTCGGTGATGTTTACGTTTCGGATTGGCGAAATGACCGGGTTCAGAAGTTCAATGCCGAAGGCGAGTTCCTGTTTGAATTCGGCAGGTCTGGCGGCGGCAACGGCGAACTCAATCGTCCCGCCGGTATTGACGTTGACCTGAATGGCGATATCTATGTTGCTGACTGGGGGAACAATCGCATCCAACTCTTCAACGAAGAGGGACGGTATGTGCAGCAATTCCTCGGAGATGCCACACTGTCAAAGGTATCACAAGCATATATGATGACGAACGGCAGTCCAAATCGGATGCGAGACATGGCGGACCTGGAACCCCAGAAATACCTG from Candidatus Poribacteria bacterium includes the following:
- a CDS encoding DUF1800 domain-containing protein, encoding MSNNDVALMAHLMRRAGFGATRTELEAYAEKGYENVVDDLVHPERGTPIDEDILERYFGGEGAYVGIWVYRMLNSRCPLQEKMALFWHHVFATGLGKNQHILASSDQIDMLRRVGMGKMRDILLELSKDPAMIFWLDNNENRKGEPNENYGRELLELFSLGVGNYSEDDIKNCALAFTGWTFGQPIPLYPHGYYSPPFMFVEEEHDDCEKTFLGHTGNFNGDDIIDIIVEQPACARFISRHLYNFFVADEPQVPSWNVTPPQDPDAIDTLANAFIESDGHLSHVLGVLFNSDFFKEAQFKKVKSPTELVLGIVKLVGTFQSPQPGAGQFSSATQLMGQKLLDPPTVEGWHTGKEWIDGGLLTSRVNFAVREVSDASKPGIQDLIGRLKASNGSSLSAEAFVDQCLDYVGPLPVGDTTKQYLTEFAEASGELNFGDDDAAAANQTKVVNMLQLIVASREYQLG
- a CDS encoding NHL repeat-containing protein, yielding MGRPYGLLRAGYPFHKTLSMRRTTNFPVDIAIGQEGRLYIMCRSDGTAMIRKYTVEDEDLGTMGGYGQGDGQFTWPVTITADSEENIYVSDEYLHRIVAFNKDSEHIGTWGEQGTEPGQLNGPSGMAFDPDENLYIADSLSHRVQKFTKDGKFLLQWGSYGDGEGEFNMPWGVAVDELGDVYVSDWRNDRVQKFNAEGEFLFEFGRSGGGNGELNRPAGIDVDLNGDIYVADWGNNRIQLFNEEGRYVQQFLGDATLSKVSQAYMMTNGSPNRMRDMADLEPQKYLRSPKSVAVSDDGLMFVPDFGSYRVQVYRNMAVPLTPQQFSPPRRSVTLHQE
- a CDS encoding DUF1501 domain-containing protein — encoded protein: MATTKKPPVLVVVQLSGGNDFMNTLIPYTAGIYHDSRPVVGIKAEDVLPHNDTLGWNPSATPLKEMFDAGDVAVVQGIGYPDSNRSHFRAMDIWHTCEPLKIGDEGWVGRLVRELDPQSQNVLTAVSFGQGLPRACALSGIPVTSVGDLDNYGLMTSIGDEGHRTKALEIFKAMYSSTIGSGIVMDYLSQTGLDVIKGADELKKAPAMYQSDVEYPQSSIAKSLRDVARVHFADLGTRVFYTQHGGYDNHANEVPNHPRLLKDLTEAIQAFFTDLRARDASEEVIMYVFTEFGRRIQDNASGTDHGTGGGAFIIGDRVKGGLYSEYPSLDPSRWAHGEDLEHTIDFRGIYGTLLEQWMGVDPTHIVGGNFEQIHPFS